The Thalassospira sp. TSL5-1 genome contains the following window.
TTTATGGCAAAAGCAACTATGACAGTAACTTTGTCATTGTTCCTTTTTCCCGCACCTATGACGAAGCCCTGACCCTTCTGGTCGAGGCGCGGGATTATTTGTCTGCCCATCGCCGTCGCGAAAAATTCGATATTCTCAGTGATTCCGCCATTGCACAGTTTCGCGAGGAAATGCGGATGACTACGCGGCTGATTCGTGCAATGGCGTGGCTGTTATCCGTGCGCGCGGTGGAGGCAGGGGAAATTGGCTGGGAAGAGGCTGTGGATGACGACGATCTGATGGTGGACATCAAGATCTGTATTCAGGACGAGCGGGATCGGTGTTCATCAGTCACGCCGGCTCTTTTAAACCTGATGGAACGGGCTCATTCCCTGTATATGCGCACCGCCCGTATGGAGCTTCAGGTAGCGGCACGTCACCGCTCCGAGGAGTGATCAGGCAGCGCATTCTTTGTCCTGGTTTTTTGAAAGTCGGGTTTTCTGAAATTGGTTTTTCAGGGGCGGCTCGTCTTCGGCTCAAGGCTGCCTACTTTCGGCTCAAGGCTGTCTACTTTCGGCTCAAGGCTGCAAAAATCTCGATCGGTGCGCTAAATCCTTTCAGTTCCCGGGTTCCCAGCGATTTGAAACGCGCCCTTTTTCCGGCATAGGTTTCCTTTACCGCCGGTGATACCAGGATTTCATCACCACTTGCTGCGGCGCATACCCGTGCGGCGAGTTGCACAACCGTGCCAAACAGATCGTTTTCCTCGGTAATGGCCTCGCCCGCATTAATGCCGATGCGCACATGAAATTCCCCATCACCACGGGCATTGTGGTTTGCCATTTGCCGCTGAATTTCCAGCGCCCCTTCAACGGCAGTATTGGAGGATGGAAATACGGCCATGATCCCATCCCCCATATGTTTGACCTCTTTGCCGTAATTGTTCAGCAAAGCGGAGCGCACGATGTTGTTATGAACATGAATGATCTCCTGGGCGCCGACATCGCCCAGTTCCTGGGTTAACTGGGTAGAATTGACAATATCGGTAAACATCAGGGCATGAATTTTCTTGCCGCCTTTGGTTGGCTCGGATGATGGTTTTTCCGACCAGGAATCCAGGGCACGCGCAACAGACCGCGCAAGGCTTTTTTCGTCCTTGATGTAATCAAGCATCGAGTCACGACCCGCGCCATACATGTCGTTATATTTGGGTTCCAGCAGATACTGCTCCAGGCTGGCGCAAAAGGTGTCGGACATTTTGCCCTTGGCTCCAAGGGCAGCAACGCAGTCTTTCAGGATGTTACGGCCCTGCTCACGCGGCAATTCATTGCGTTCCGCACAGGCATCACACGCACCCGCAACATACAGATTGACGCCAAATTTGTGATAGGCATCCAGTTTCGGTAGCGTTTTGCCAATCGCAACAACCGACCCGGCCATGAAATCCCGCATGGTTTGACGTGTTGCCTGTAAGGCCGGGGTTTGCGCCACCGGTTCTGGGGGAAGGTTGGCATCGTCGTCGTTTTTGTAATTATCTTCGGAGCGCGAAGGCGTCGCATCATCTGGTGTTTCGTCCAGAAGCGAGCGGTTTTCTTCCAGGCTGCGGCGCAAGGCTGCCGCGCGGGCCTGGCGCATTTGCTCTTCACTGGGCCCCGTCGGGATGGGGCGTTGGGGCGTGTCGGTGCTGTTGTCGTTCTTGCTGCTTTTTTTGTCTTTGGTGCGGAAATTGCGCGTCAAGGCCATCATCATCGGGGTGACGGATACGATAAATCCCAGGATGAAGGCAAAAAAGTTCGCCTTTTCAAACACCCCTTGGCTCACATGAACGCCCATACCAGGCAGATATTCCAGCAATCGTGCCGTTCCAATCATCACGGCCAGGCCAATGGCAATGGCACCGCAAAAGGCCAGCATCAATTTAAGGATCAGGCCGACAATGCCGACATCTTTCTTTTTGTGCTTTTTTTCGGTTTTCTGTTTGGGGGCAGGGGGCGTGCCGCTAGCAGGAGCCTCGGCCTCGGCAACATGCTCAATGGCATTGGCTGTGCGGGCGGCAGCCATTTTTTCCCGGCTTTCCGTATCCCGCGTTTGATAGACGACATATTCGTCAGCGCTATTGGTTTCGCTATTGTAAACTTCGCGAATCAGCTTGACGGCCATGACATGGGATTCGCGCTCAAGCTGATGGGTTTCTTCCTCGGCGGTTTGCTTTTGCGCACCGCTATAATGGGCGTGGATCACCCATTTTCCCGACCGGTCCTTGATGTAGATTTCATAGCTGATCTGCTTGCGCGTGATCACCTGGTTCATCCTTCGCGCCCCCGCGAAAACCGCATGTAAATCATGTCGGCCGCTTTGATCATTCTGTCCCCGGTGTGATTATGGCAAGAAACCGTCGCTCATACCATAGCCTGATTAAGGCATATGAGGGATGCACAGTCATATATAAAGGGGCATAGACAAAGAAAAACGCCCGCTGCATCGTCTTGATGCGGCGGGCGATAATCCCAAAAATCGCAGAATTGCGATTTGTGTTCTTAGTTGTTACCGATATTGAAACCAGCGAAACGCTTTTTGAACTTGGCAAGCTGCCCACCGCTGTCAAGAAGACGATGAACACCAGTCCAAGCCGGATGGCTCTTCGGATCGATGTCAAGCTTCATGACGTCGCCCGGTTTACCCCAGGTCGACTTAGTGGTGTAGGTGCTGCCGTCCGTCATCTGAACGGTGATTTCATGGTAATCGGGATGGATGTCTTGTTTCATCGCCTATCACTCCGGAATTTGAAGCGCGGTGTATAAGGGAAAAAATCAGCTTACGCAACCCCTGTGACCGGAAATATCTCAGATATGGCAAAACGAATATTTTCCCGCCCCAGTTTGATGAAGGTTACTTGCGTGACTGCCCTTATATAGTATGGTGCGCCAGCAGACCGAAACGATCACGGGCAGGGCCCAAAGCCCGCCCGCCTGACAGACGGAGTTTGATTGTGGCCCTTGAAGAAACCCTTTTTCATCGCCTTGCGGACGAGACCATTGAAAATATCTCTGATGTGATTGACGATGCCGTCGGCGACAAGATTGACGTTGACCTCGAAGCCGGTATTCTGACCATCGAACTCGATTCGGGCGAACAGTTCATTATCAATAAGCATGCCCTTAACCGTCAGATCTGGATGTCGTCACCCGTCAGTGGTGCGAGCCATTACGATTATGACGAGGATACCGAAAGCTGGCGCTCCACCCGGGGGGCCACGACCTTGCACGAACAACTTGCTACCGATCTTGCTGTTAAGACCGGTCACAAGATCGCGCTGGACTAAATCCTTGGTCTGGCGTTTTCCTGTCGATATTATAGAACTGGAATATTGCCGTGGCGACCTCTCCGCGAAAGTCTCCCCGCCTCGAAGATCGAGATCGGAGCCGCGATCTCTCTTCTTTGCGGGCTATCCTGCCTTTTATCAAACCCTATAAATTACAGATCGCCGGTGCGGCCCTTGCCCTTGTTGTGGCATCGGGCACCGTGCTTGCTCTGGGGAATGGTTTGCGTTTCCTGGTAGATAGGGGCTTTGCTGATGGTGATGGCGGTCTGCTTGACCAGGCGCTGTTTGTGCTGTTCGGGTTTACTATCCTGATGGCGCTTGCCAGCTATTCGCGCTTTTATCTGGTGTCCTGGATTGGCGAGCGTGTCGTGGCAGATATTCGTCGCGCTGTTTATGCCCACATTATCCGTCTTGATCCTGGCTTTTTTGAAGTCACCCGCACCGGCGAGGTGTTGTCACGCCTGACAACCGACACTTCTCTGTTGCAGGTGGTGATCGGATCAAGCGTATCGATTGCGCTGCGCAATATCCTGATGTTTGTTGGTGGCCTGGCCATGCTGGCCATCACCAGCCCCAAACTGACGGCGCTTGTTCTGCTGGTGGTGCCGCTTGTGGTGGTGCCGATCATATTTTACGGTCGCAAGGTCCGTCGCCTCTCGCGCGACTCCCAGGATCGCATTGCCGATGTCAGTGCCTTTTCCGAAGAATCGATCAATGCGCTGCGCACGGTGCAGGCCTACACGCATGAAGAAATCGAGACTGGCCGATTTGCCACCCATGTTGAAGGGGCATTCAAAACCTCGGTTTCGCGCATTTCGGCCCGGGCGCTGCTGACGGCCATCGTCATTATCATGGTTTTTGGTGCCGTTGGTGTCATCCTCTGGATCGGCGGCCACGATGTTCTAAGCGGCGCGATCTCGGCAGGCGAATTGTCAGCCTTTGTCTTTTATGCCGTTGTCGTGGCGGGGTCTGTTGGCGCCATTAGCGAGGTTATTGGCGATCTGCAGCGTGCGGCTGGTGCGGCTGAACGCCTGGTGGCTCTGCTTGAAACCCGCCCGACCATTGCCGCTCCGGTCAATGCTTTGGCTATGCCGGCTGCCCATCAGGGCAATGTGACATTTGAAAATGTCACATTTCACTATCCGGCCCGGCCGGACCGTTCCGCCCTTACCGGTTTTTCGCTCGATGTTAAGGCGGGCGAAACGGTGGCGCTGGTTGGTCCCTCGGGGGCGGGGAAAACCACGGTCTTTCAGTTGTTGTTGCGGTTCTACGATCCGGCATCGGGTACGATTTCGGTGGATGGTGTCG
Protein-coding sequences here:
- a CDS encoding DUF1465 family protein, giving the protein MTYDPPFYGKSNYDSNFVIVPFSRTYDEALTLLVEARDYLSAHRRREKFDILSDSAIAQFREEMRMTTRLIRAMAWLLSVRAVEAGEIGWEEAVDDDDLMVDIKICIQDERDRCSSVTPALLNLMERAHSLYMRTARMELQVAARHRSEE
- a CDS encoding adenylate/guanylate cyclase domain-containing protein — its product is MNQVITRKQISYEIYIKDRSGKWVIHAHYSGAQKQTAEEETHQLERESHVMAVKLIREVYNSETNSADEYVVYQTRDTESREKMAAARTANAIEHVAEAEAPASGTPPAPKQKTEKKHKKKDVGIVGLILKLMLAFCGAIAIGLAVMIGTARLLEYLPGMGVHVSQGVFEKANFFAFILGFIVSVTPMMMALTRNFRTKDKKSSKNDNSTDTPQRPIPTGPSEEQMRQARAAALRRSLEENRSLLDETPDDATPSRSEDNYKNDDDANLPPEPVAQTPALQATRQTMRDFMAGSVVAIGKTLPKLDAYHKFGVNLYVAGACDACAERNELPREQGRNILKDCVAALGAKGKMSDTFCASLEQYLLEPKYNDMYGAGRDSMLDYIKDEKSLARSVARALDSWSEKPSSEPTKGGKKIHALMFTDIVNSTQLTQELGDVGAQEIIHVHNNIVRSALLNNYGKEVKHMGDGIMAVFPSSNTAVEGALEIQRQMANHNARGDGEFHVRIGINAGEAITEENDLFGTVVQLAARVCAAASGDEILVSPAVKETYAGKRARFKSLGTRELKGFSAPIEIFAALSRK
- the rpmE gene encoding 50S ribosomal protein L31, translated to MKQDIHPDYHEITVQMTDGSTYTTKSTWGKPGDVMKLDIDPKSHPAWTGVHRLLDSGGQLAKFKKRFAGFNIGNN
- the cyaY gene encoding iron donor protein CyaY is translated as MALEETLFHRLADETIENISDVIDDAVGDKIDVDLEAGILTIELDSGEQFIINKHALNRQIWMSSPVSGASHYDYDEDTESWRSTRGATTLHEQLATDLAVKTGHKIALD
- a CDS encoding ABC transporter transmembrane domain-containing protein, with the protein product MATSPRKSPRLEDRDRSRDLSSLRAILPFIKPYKLQIAGAALALVVASGTVLALGNGLRFLVDRGFADGDGGLLDQALFVLFGFTILMALASYSRFYLVSWIGERVVADIRRAVYAHIIRLDPGFFEVTRTGEVLSRLTTDTSLLQVVIGSSVSIALRNILMFVGGLAMLAITSPKLTALVLLVVPLVVVPIIFYGRKVRRLSRDSQDRIADVSAFSEESINALRTVQAYTHEEIETGRFATHVEGAFKTSVSRISARALLTAIVIIMVFGAVGVILWIGGHDVLSGAISAGELSAFVFYAVVVAGSVGAISEVIGDLQRAAGAAERLVALLETRPTIAAPVNALAMPAAHQGNVTFENVTFHYPARPDRSALTGFSLDVKAGETVALVGPSGAGKTTVFQLLLRFYDPASGTISVDGVDIRKADPIAVRERLGLVAQDPVIFAANAWDNIRYGRPDASDEDVRAAAEAAHASEFLDRLPDGFDTFLGEKGVRLSGGQRQRIAIARAILRNPSILLLDEATSALDAESEQVVQKALETIMKSRTTLVIAHRLSTVLHADRIAVVEDGQLVAIGSHHELLETSPLYARLAKLQFERDAA